Proteins encoded in a region of the Saccharothrix ecbatanensis genome:
- a CDS encoding DNA cytosine methyltransferase, whose product MSKLAQASEPTLPFEPTEPVAAEFFAGIGLARLGLQQAGFRVSWSNDIEPAKRNMYVQHFTEDTEDTHKFVLEDIAEVHADSLPTGRLALAWASSPCVDVSLAGARLGLSGTRSAAFYQFTRILRELPLDQRPPVVTLENVVGLATSHNGADLKAAIKELNKLGYSVDVLTLDARWFVPQSRPRLFVVGALNPPKDTPDANPLLRPEWLQGPFRDKSLDTHRYLLPDIEPSPDISLSQVVERLDGSDSRWWDPIRVASFENQLSPIQSERLEKLRKARKTTHRTAYRRTRQGKPQWEIRSDDIAGCLRTARGGSSKQAVVEVGKGELKVRWMTGIEYARLMGAGDYMIDGHRDGHLIFGFGDAVCVPAVAWLGKHYLMPLTQLASENADTRLAAVGA is encoded by the coding sequence GTGTCGAAGCTAGCCCAGGCCAGCGAGCCGACGTTGCCGTTCGAACCCACGGAGCCTGTCGCAGCGGAGTTCTTCGCCGGCATCGGCCTCGCCCGGCTTGGCCTTCAGCAGGCCGGCTTCCGGGTCTCGTGGTCGAATGACATCGAACCGGCGAAGCGCAACATGTACGTGCAGCACTTCACCGAGGACACCGAGGACACGCACAAGTTCGTCCTCGAAGACATCGCCGAGGTCCACGCCGACAGCCTTCCAACCGGTCGACTGGCGCTCGCTTGGGCGTCGTCCCCGTGCGTCGACGTCTCGCTGGCCGGCGCGCGACTCGGATTGAGCGGCACCCGGTCCGCCGCGTTCTACCAGTTCACCCGCATCCTCCGTGAACTGCCGCTCGACCAGCGCCCTCCGGTGGTCACCCTGGAGAACGTGGTCGGGCTGGCCACCAGCCACAACGGCGCAGATCTCAAAGCTGCGATCAAAGAGCTCAACAAGCTCGGATACTCCGTCGACGTCCTCACCTTGGACGCGCGGTGGTTCGTGCCGCAATCGCGTCCGCGCCTGTTCGTCGTCGGAGCGCTCAATCCTCCGAAGGACACACCCGACGCGAACCCGCTCCTGCGCCCGGAGTGGCTGCAAGGCCCCTTCCGCGACAAATCGCTCGACACTCATCGCTACCTGCTCCCTGACATCGAGCCCTCGCCCGATATTTCGCTGTCACAGGTCGTCGAACGCTTGGACGGGTCCGATTCCCGCTGGTGGGACCCGATTCGTGTCGCCTCCTTCGAGAACCAGCTGTCGCCGATCCAATCGGAGCGGCTCGAAAAGCTGCGCAAGGCGCGTAAGACGACACATCGCACGGCCTACCGCAGGACCAGGCAGGGCAAGCCCCAGTGGGAGATCCGCTCGGACGACATCGCCGGTTGCCTGCGCACGGCGCGTGGCGGCTCGTCTAAGCAAGCGGTCGTCGAGGTGGGCAAGGGCGAGCTGAAGGTTCGCTGGATGACGGGGATCGAGTACGCGCGACTCATGGGCGCGGGCGACTACATGATCGACGGGCATCGGGACGGTCACCTGATCTTCGGGTTCGGCGACGCCGTGTGCGTGCCGGCCGTGGCCTGGCTGGGCAAGCACTACCTGATGCCGCTGACTCAACTGGCGTCCGAAAACGCGGACACGCGATTGGCTGCTGTGGGAGCCTGA
- a CDS encoding vWA domain-containing protein, whose product MTGAGASTGLVGFARALRHGGVACGPDRAQAFVAAVGHLDLAERDQVYWAGRLTLCSEPDDLPRYDAAFTAWFGGMPPRAPAKRARQTSHLAALGDGTAKRNGRAPTVKAAASDVEVLRRKDIAKLSPAEKRHLQELLAALEPVPPTRRALRRTPARRGGIDPRRTLKDMLATGELTRPRHRDRKTRPRKVVLLIDVSGSMKPYADALLRFAHVVARRMPVEVCTLGTRLTRVTRQLRHRDPEQAMAAAARAVPDFEGGTRLGETIKVFLDRWGQRGAARRAVVVICSDGWERGDPALLAEQAQRLKRLAHKVVWVNPHAGHDGYLPVQSGIAAALPHLDRLLAGHSLDTLHALLEEVRLA is encoded by the coding sequence ATGACCGGAGCCGGAGCGTCGACCGGGCTCGTGGGGTTCGCCCGCGCGCTCCGGCACGGTGGCGTGGCGTGCGGGCCGGATCGGGCGCAGGCGTTCGTCGCCGCCGTCGGCCACCTGGACCTCGCCGAACGGGACCAGGTCTACTGGGCCGGGCGGCTCACCCTCTGCTCCGAGCCGGACGACCTGCCCCGGTACGACGCGGCGTTCACCGCCTGGTTCGGGGGGATGCCCCCGCGGGCTCCGGCTAAACGGGCACGGCAGACCAGCCACCTGGCCGCGCTGGGTGACGGCACGGCGAAGCGGAACGGGCGGGCGCCGACGGTCAAGGCCGCCGCCAGTGACGTGGAAGTGTTGCGGCGCAAGGACATCGCCAAGCTGAGCCCGGCGGAGAAGCGGCACCTCCAGGAGTTGCTGGCGGCCCTCGAACCGGTGCCGCCGACCCGCCGTGCACTGCGCCGCACGCCCGCACGGCGAGGTGGGATCGATCCACGCCGGACGCTGAAGGACATGCTGGCCACCGGCGAGTTGACCAGGCCACGGCACCGCGACCGGAAGACCCGACCTCGCAAAGTGGTCCTGCTGATCGACGTGTCCGGCTCGATGAAGCCCTACGCCGACGCCCTCCTCCGCTTCGCGCACGTCGTCGCCCGCCGCATGCCCGTCGAGGTCTGCACGCTCGGCACCCGGCTGACCAGGGTCACCCGCCAACTCCGCCACCGCGACCCCGAACAGGCCATGGCCGCCGCCGCCCGCGCGGTCCCCGACTTCGAGGGCGGCACCCGGCTCGGCGAGACGATCAAGGTGTTCCTGGACCGCTGGGGTCAGCGCGGCGCGGCTCGGCGGGCCGTGGTGGTCATCTGCTCGGACGGCTGGGAACGCGGTGACCCGGCGCTGCTCGCCGAACAGGCGCAACGGCTCAAACGCTTGGCGCACAAGGTGGTCTGGGTCAACCCGCACGCCGGGCACGACGGCTACCTGCCCGTCCAGTCCGGCATCGCCGCCGCCCTCCCGCACCTGGACCGGCTGCTCGCCGGCCACAGCCTCGACACCCTGCACGCCCTGCTTGAGGAGGTACGACTTGCGTGA
- a CDS encoding XdhC family protein: MRDVLAELARRVDRGETVGVGTVVATFSSAPRPPGASMLVGADDEVVGSVSGGCVEGAVYELAKEVVDSGEPVLQRYGVSDDDAFAVGLTCGGIIDVYVESIDRDSFPELPEVLEAVEAREPVAVATVVEHPEWVGRRLVVRPDRATGDIPSDRARDAIADDARGLLATGRSGTLHYGPDGQRRGEGMTVFVNSFEPPPRLLVFGAIDFAAALARLGTFLGYRVTVCDARPVFATKTRFPEADEVVVDWPHRYLAAQADEGQVDERTVVAVLTHDPKFDVPLLEVALRLKLGYVGAMGSRRTHDDRLRRLREAGLTEGELARLSSPIGLDLGARTPEETAVSIAAEIIALRWGGGGERLARTDGSIHK, encoded by the coding sequence TTGCGTGACGTCCTGGCCGAACTGGCCCGTCGCGTCGACCGTGGCGAGACCGTCGGCGTCGGCACGGTCGTCGCCACGTTCAGCTCCGCCCCCCGACCGCCCGGCGCGTCGATGCTCGTCGGCGCGGACGACGAGGTGGTCGGCAGCGTCTCCGGCGGCTGCGTCGAAGGCGCCGTCTACGAGCTGGCCAAGGAGGTCGTCGACAGCGGCGAGCCGGTGCTCCAGCGGTACGGGGTCAGCGACGACGACGCGTTCGCGGTAGGCCTCACCTGCGGCGGGATCATCGACGTCTACGTGGAGTCGATCGACCGGGACTCGTTCCCCGAGCTGCCCGAGGTGCTGGAGGCGGTCGAGGCGCGCGAGCCGGTCGCGGTCGCCACGGTCGTGGAACACCCCGAGTGGGTCGGCCGGCGGCTGGTCGTCCGACCCGACCGGGCCACCGGGGACATCCCCTCGGACCGGGCGAGGGACGCGATCGCCGACGACGCGCGCGGCCTGCTCGCGACCGGCCGCAGCGGCACCCTGCACTACGGGCCGGACGGCCAGCGGCGCGGTGAGGGCATGACGGTGTTCGTGAACTCGTTCGAGCCGCCGCCCCGGCTGCTGGTGTTCGGCGCGATCGACTTCGCCGCCGCTCTGGCGAGGCTGGGCACGTTCCTCGGCTACCGCGTCACGGTGTGCGACGCGCGCCCGGTGTTCGCCACGAAGACCCGGTTCCCGGAAGCGGACGAGGTGGTCGTGGACTGGCCGCACCGCTACCTCGCCGCGCAGGCCGACGAGGGTCAGGTGGACGAGCGCACGGTCGTCGCCGTGCTGACCCACGACCCGAAGTTCGACGTGCCGCTGCTGGAGGTCGCGTTGCGGCTCAAGCTCGGCTACGTCGGCGCGATGGGCTCCCGCCGCACGCACGACGACCGGCTGCGGCGGCTCCGCGAGGCGGGCCTGACCGAGGGCGAACTGGCTCGGCTGTCGTCCCCGATCGGCCTCGACCTGGGCGCGCGCACGCCCGAGGAGACGGCGGTGTCGATCGCGGCGGAGATCATCGCGCTGCGGTGGGGCGGGGGAGGTGAGCGGCTGGCCCGGACGGACGGGTCCATCCACAAGTGA